TTCGGAACTACTCTCGGGCCGGGTCATCGACTCACCACAGGAAAAGAAGAAGAGTACCAAGGCCGTACTCCACATCGAACATGCTCTGGTAAATAACACTTGGGTCCCCGTAGAAGGAGATCTCCTCGTGTATCTGGAGAAAAGCGAGCAGTCCCAATCCTTGGAGATAGGAGATGAGATCAGTTTTGTAACTGCCTTTCGAGAAGTAGAGGGCCCAGCCAATCCCGGGCAATTCAATTACAAGCGTTTTCTCTCATTCAAGGATATCTACCACCAGCAGTACCTCCGGTCCGAAGATTGGATAATGAGTGGAAAGAACTGGAGCCTGAGAAGGTCATCGGAGCGGATACGTTCCTTCTTCATCGAGAGACTTCGTCACATAGAGATGGATCGGTCTGAGATGGCCATTGCCTCAGCCCTTCTGCTAGGTAAGAAGGACGACCTCGACCCAGAATTGATACAATCCTACGCCAGTGCAGGCGCGATGCATGTGCTCGCGGTCTCCGGTCTCCATGTTGGTATCATCTTCTTCATCCTTCGCTTCTTATTCAAGTGGATGGACCGATGGAAAAGAGGCGTGCTCATAAAATCGATGATTCTCATTCTCTGTCTGTGGACCTATGCCTTCATCACCGGACTATCGCCCAGTGTCGTGCGTGCAGCTACTATGTTCTCTGCCGTTACGCTCGGTACAGGTTTGAATCGGAAGAGCGATATCTATAATACCGTTGCGAGTTCCGCTTTCGTTCTGCTGGTGGTCAATCCATTCTATATCATGGAGGTGGGCTTCCAACTGAGTTATCTGGCGGTAGTGGGAATCATCTACCTCCACCCCAAGATCTATGGATTGCTCTACTTTCCTCAATGGCTGCCGGATAAGATATGGGAGATCAGTTGTGTGTCCATTGCAGCACAATTGGCCACTTTTCCCTTAGGCCTGATGTATTTCCATCAGTTCCCCAGTTATTTCCTGTTGAGCAATCTATTGGTCATTCCTGCTGCATTCTTGATTCTTTATCTGGGCATCATCTATCTGGTCTTGGGCTGGATTCCAGTGGTGGGGATTTGGTTGGGCAAGCTCCTTTCTGGGACTATCTGGGTTCTCAATCAAGGCGTGAGCTGGATCGAAGGCATACCGTATTCGCTCATCAAGGGCATAGATATCGATATCGTGATGTGTTGGGTAATCTATGCCGTGGTGATGGCGATGATCATCGCCTTGAACTATCGAAAAAAGCAGTGGTTCTTCTTCGCACTGATCGGTATGACGGGGATTCTGGGCTGGCAGATCTATGAATCGATGTCCTTCAAACGACACCCGCACCTAGTGGTCTATGATGTACGCGGAGAATCCGTGATCAACTTCCTTCACTCTTCAGAGAATCTCATCTACAGCGATTCCACTTGGCAAACGGACAAGAG
The nucleotide sequence above comes from Flavobacteriales bacterium. Encoded proteins:
- a CDS encoding ComEC family competence protein, coding for MLLFISSVLLGLGMMLVDLNTSIDRPDHFSMYEDSELLSGRVIDSPQEKKKSTKAVLHIEHALVNNTWVPVEGDLLVYLEKSEQSQSLEIGDEISFVTAFREVEGPANPGQFNYKRFLSFKDIYHQQYLRSEDWIMSGKNWSLRRSSERIRSFFIERLRHIEMDRSEMAIASALLLGKKDDLDPELIQSYASAGAMHVLAVSGLHVGIIFFILRFLFKWMDRWKRGVLIKSMILILCLWTYAFITGLSPSVVRAATMFSAVTLGTGLNRKSDIYNTVASSAFVLLVVNPFYIMEVGFQLSYLAVVGIIYLHPKIYGLLYFPQWLPDKIWEISCVSIAAQLATFPLGLMYFHQFPSYFLLSNLLVIPAAFLILYLGIIYLVLGWIPVVGIWLGKLLSGTIWVLNQGVSWIEGIPYSLIKGIDIDIVMCWVIYAVVMAMIIALNYRKKQWFFFALIGMTGILGWQIYESMSFKRHPHLVVYDVRGESVINFLHSSENLIYSDSTWQTDKSKQQFHLRNCWNMHGAPEPQFFRYGEHPEIEWVNEKTLIYQDCSLVLFDSRWNQETDSVKVPVDYLVVSYHRGITLEPILETIDPDLIILDGTIRGRTIERLRGEVGEHALHVINEDGYFRRRI